The Xanthomonas sp. DAR 80977 nucleotide sequence CGGGTGCAGGCGGTGCTGCGCCGCCATCGCCACGATCCCAACGATGCGCCGGCGCCGGGCCTGCGCATCGACGAGGACGCCTGCCGCGCCAGCGTGCACGGCCGCGACCTGGACCTGACCCAGGTCGAGTTCCGCCTGCTGCGCACCCTCGCCGCCGCGCCGGGGCGCGTGTACTCGCGCGAGCAACTGATGGACCGGCTCTACGCCGACCACCGCATCGTCACCGACCGCACCGTCGACAGCCACGTCAAGAACCTGCGCCGCAAGCTCGCCGAGGTCGGCGGCGAGGACTGGGTGCGTTCGGTGTATGGGGCTGGTTATCGGTTTGAGCCGTGATTGGGGATTCGGGATTCGGGATTGGTAGAGCCGCTTGGCTGGCGCCGCCTCGGTACTGGAGCGCCCGCTTTTGCGAATCCCCAATCCCCAATCCCGAATCCCGGCTTCACCGAAACACCACCGTCCGATGCCCGTTGAGCAGGATGCGATGCTCGACATGGCGGCGCACCGCGCGCGCCAGCACCTGCGATTCGGTGTCGCTGCCCAGGCGCACCAGGTCGCGCGGGGTCATCGCGTGGTCCACGCGGGCCACGTCCTGTTCGATGATCGGGCCTTCGTCGAGGTCGCCGGTGACGTAGTGCGCGGTGGCGCCGATGATCTTGACCCCGCGCGCGTGCGCCTGGTGGTACGGCTGCGCGCCCTTGAAGCTGGGCAGGAAGCTGTGGTGGATGTTGATCGCGCGTCCGGCCAGCGCGGCGCACAGCGTCGGCGACAGGATCTGCATGTAGCGCGCCAGCACCACCAGGTCGATGCGTTCGCGCTCCACCAGCGCCAGCAGCTGCGCTTCCTGCTCGGCGCGGTTGCCGGCGTCGACCGGCAGGTGGTGGAACGGCACGTCGTAGGAGCGCGCCAGCGCGGCGAAATCGGCGTGGTTGGACGCG carries:
- the purU gene encoding formyltetrahydrofolate deformylase, whose amino-acid sequence is MRPDYILTLSCPDRTGIVYRVSGLLFEHGCNILDAQQFGDEESGRFFLRVHFDVPADGIVAAVKVQLAPLAADYAMDWQLHDARRRARLLVLVSKQGHCLNDLLFRAHSRQLRVDIAAVASNHADFAALARSYDVPFHHLPVDAGNRAEQEAQLLALVERERIDLVVLARYMQILSPTLCAALAGRAINIHHSFLPSFKGAQPYHQAHARGVKIIGATAHYVTGDLDEGPIIEQDVARVDHAMTPRDLVRLGSDTESQVLARAVRRHVEHRILLNGHRTVVFR